In Hasllibacter sp. MH4015, the following proteins share a genomic window:
- a CDS encoding ATP-binding protein — translation MSGAGTDPSHDVHARVLERAFGSSPDNVRIALNDMKQAMARHGTPAPLADAAQIILGEVLNNVVEHAYGFEDGHPVRLAIDHRPDGLWCVITDQGRVMPNGAPPAGIMPQVAGTPRDDLPEGGFGWAMVREMTDGIRYTRADGENRLEFLIPA, via the coding sequence GTGTCGGGGGCAGGCACCGATCCATCGCATGACGTGCACGCGCGGGTTCTGGAGCGGGCCTTCGGGTCGAGCCCGGACAATGTCCGCATTGCCCTGAACGACATGAAACAGGCCATGGCGCGGCACGGCACGCCCGCGCCCCTTGCCGATGCCGCGCAGATCATCCTTGGCGAAGTGCTCAACAACGTGGTCGAACATGCCTACGGGTTCGAGGATGGGCATCCCGTCCGCCTCGCCATCGACCACCGTCCGGACGGCCTGTGGTGTGTCATCACCGATCAGGGGCGTGTCATGCCGAACGGCGCGCCACCGGCGGGCATCATGCCGCAAGTTGCAGGCACCCCGCGCGATGATCTTCCCGAAGGCGGCTTCGGATGGGCCATGGTCCGCGAAATGACCGACGGCATCCGTTACACGCGCGCAGACGGGGAAAACCGGCTGGAATTTCTGATTCCCGCCTGA
- a CDS encoding gamma-glutamyltransferase family protein, producing the protein MRDFQKPGRSAVYADQGMCATSHPLAAEAAITLLRQGGSAVDAAIGAAILLGMCEPQSTGIGGDMFALVAQPDGEILGLNASGRAPAGLDADAIRAGHETMPLYDVSAVTIPGAIDGFCKLHADHGRLPLDQVLAPAIHYAEAGVPVAPRVAHDYASSSHVLSGRARDYFLHDDAPLSVGARFTAPGQAEVLRHVAAQGRAGFYEGDVAQDMVDSLQALGGTHTLEDFAKTACTYVTPLRGTYRDAELIELPPNGQGATAMLILNMLETMTPEADPVGVQRLHLEAEATKLGYDARDRFLADPDHATRLDHMVSKDTAKALAGLIDADTALPDPRAATDNIHKDTVYITVVDKDRQAVSLIYSIFHSFGSGFASDRFGILFQNRGAGFTLEKGHPNEAGPGKRPLHTIIPGMLKLGDGSLMPFGVMGGSFQSTGHARFVSNVVDYGMDPQAAIDAPRAFAEAGKLKVERGYGAEVRAALEAKGHTLMEDFPPIGGAQAIRIRPDGVLEGGSDPRKDGIALGY; encoded by the coding sequence ATGCGCGATTTTCAGAAACCGGGACGGTCCGCCGTTTACGCCGATCAGGGCATGTGCGCGACCTCGCACCCCCTCGCGGCAGAGGCCGCCATCACCCTCCTCCGGCAGGGTGGCTCCGCCGTCGATGCCGCCATCGGCGCGGCGATCCTTCTGGGGATGTGTGAGCCGCAGAGCACCGGGATCGGCGGCGACATGTTCGCCCTTGTCGCTCAACCCGACGGGGAAATCCTTGGCCTCAACGCGTCCGGTCGCGCGCCCGCGGGGTTGGATGCCGATGCGATCCGCGCCGGGCACGAGACGATGCCACTCTACGATGTCTCTGCCGTGACGATCCCCGGCGCCATTGACGGGTTCTGCAAACTCCACGCCGATCACGGGCGTCTTCCGCTCGACCAGGTGCTGGCCCCCGCGATCCACTATGCCGAAGCCGGTGTGCCGGTCGCCCCCCGCGTTGCCCACGATTACGCCTCGTCTTCGCATGTCCTGTCAGGCAGGGCGCGCGATTACTTCCTGCATGACGACGCCCCGCTTTCCGTCGGCGCGCGCTTCACCGCCCCGGGTCAGGCGGAGGTTTTGCGCCACGTCGCCGCCCAAGGCCGGGCGGGGTTCTATGAAGGTGACGTAGCCCAGGACATGGTCGACAGCCTGCAAGCCCTTGGCGGCACCCACACACTGGAGGATTTCGCAAAAACCGCCTGCACCTACGTCACTCCCCTGCGCGGCACCTACCGCGATGCGGAATTGATCGAGCTTCCGCCCAACGGCCAGGGTGCGACGGCGATGCTGATCCTCAACATGCTGGAGACGATGACGCCCGAGGCCGACCCCGTCGGCGTGCAGCGTCTGCATCTGGAGGCGGAAGCGACCAAGCTCGGCTACGACGCCCGCGACCGGTTCCTGGCCGATCCCGATCACGCCACCCGGCTGGACCACATGGTGTCAAAGGACACCGCCAAGGCGCTGGCGGGCCTGATCGACGCCGACACGGCTCTGCCCGATCCCCGCGCGGCGACCGACAATATCCACAAGGACACGGTCTATATCACCGTCGTGGACAAGGATCGGCAGGCGGTCAGCCTGATCTACTCGATCTTCCATTCCTTCGGTTCGGGCTTCGCCTCCGACAGGTTCGGCATCCTGTTCCAGAACCGCGGCGCTGGCTTCACGCTGGAGAAGGGGCACCCGAACGAGGCTGGCCCCGGCAAACGTCCGTTGCACACGATTATCCCCGGCATGCTCAAACTTGGCGATGGGTCACTGATGCCCTTTGGCGTCATGGGTGGCTCTTTCCAATCCACCGGCCACGCACGGTTCGTGTCCAACGTGGTCGATTACGGAATGGACCCGCAGGCCGCCATCGACGCACCGCGCGCCTTTGCGGAAGCCGGGAAATTGAAGGTCGAACGCGGATATGGCGCGGAGGTGCGCGCGGCGCTGGAGGCCAAGGGCCACACGCTCATGGAAGATTTCCCGCCCATCGGCGGCGCGCAGGCGATCCGCATACGGCCCGATGGCGTGCTCGAAGGCGGCTCCGACCCGCGCAAGGACGGCATCGCACTCGGCTACTGA
- a CDS encoding transglycosylase domain-containing protein, which translates to MSPSGNGRRRLVADRRANASSTRKPARKSGGGSGSGGGNGGNRRPRRKSPRRKPPQRGGILGFFARVIRFVFRLIWGVIWRGAVVVTLILALATGYYYAQLPDLDDLLDARQRGSVTMLDRHGEVFAWRGEQFGGAIDAAATSPHLVNAVVATEDRRFWRHLGVSPRGIASAIRINLREGRGPLSGHGGSTITQQVAKILCLGVGFDPEEWESEAEYEADCRRTTIWRKIQEVPFSFAMELRYSKAEILSVYLNRAYLGAGSRGFEAAAQRYFSTSAAEVNPQQSAMLAGLLVAPSYYAPTRDLERAQERANVVLNLMEEQGYLSADAADRARANPATLSDAANQDTGGYFADWIMQVGPDFLTGETTEDVIIRTTFDPDIQAAAEAAIANVFANQVRAGSEAQAAIVVMSADGAVRAMVGGRDLAGGGLFNRATQALRQTGSAFKPFVYATALDLGWRFDDLILDAPLTINVPGSGPYSPENYTGEFYGQVTLTDALRRSLNTAAVRLSEEVGRDLVRTVASEFGIESDLALGPALALGASESTLIEMTGAYSGILNGGSAVRPYGLTELRLLGEDAPMFEQSTGIRERVISEFSAQQLIYMMTQVVTNGSGTRAALADRPVAGKTGTTNSARDAWFVGFTADYVAGVWMGYDDNRPLSGVTGGGLPAEIWRQAMEGVHAGLPARPLPMIDPIAEARQPEQPLNGNGLVIGPDGTVTGPVTPRGTVVPIGNAQGQGNIGNAINNVLNDIFGPRNN; encoded by the coding sequence ATGAGCCCTTCTGGAAATGGCAGACGCAGGCTGGTGGCGGATCGCCGGGCCAATGCAAGCTCCACCCGCAAGCCCGCACGCAAAAGCGGCGGTGGCAGCGGAAGCGGCGGCGGCAACGGCGGGAACCGGCGCCCGCGCCGCAAGTCGCCCCGGCGCAAGCCACCGCAGCGCGGCGGCATCCTCGGCTTTTTCGCGCGTGTGATCCGCTTCGTCTTTCGGCTGATCTGGGGCGTCATCTGGCGCGGGGCCGTGGTTGTGACGCTGATCCTGGCGCTGGCGACCGGCTATTACTACGCGCAGCTGCCCGATCTGGACGATCTTCTGGACGCTCGCCAGCGTGGGTCCGTGACGATGCTGGACCGCCACGGGGAGGTCTTCGCCTGGCGTGGGGAGCAGTTCGGCGGGGCGATCGACGCCGCTGCCACCTCTCCGCATCTGGTCAACGCCGTTGTCGCCACCGAGGACCGCCGGTTCTGGCGGCATCTGGGCGTGTCCCCGCGCGGCATCGCGAGTGCCATCCGCATCAACCTGCGCGAGGGGCGCGGGCCGCTCTCGGGCCATGGCGGGTCCACCATTACCCAACAGGTCGCGAAGATCCTATGCCTTGGCGTCGGCTTCGACCCCGAGGAATGGGAGAGTGAGGCGGAATACGAGGCCGATTGCCGCCGCACGACGATCTGGCGGAAAATCCAGGAAGTGCCGTTCAGCTTCGCGATGGAGCTGCGCTATTCCAAGGCGGAAATCCTGAGCGTCTATCTGAACCGCGCCTATCTGGGCGCAGGCTCTCGCGGGTTCGAGGCGGCGGCGCAACGCTATTTCAGCACGTCTGCGGCAGAGGTGAACCCCCAGCAATCCGCGATGCTGGCGGGCCTTCTGGTTGCACCCTCCTATTACGCGCCCACGCGCGATCTGGAACGGGCGCAGGAACGGGCCAACGTTGTCCTCAACCTGATGGAAGAGCAGGGATACCTGAGCGCCGACGCCGCCGACCGCGCCCGCGCCAATCCGGCCACCCTGTCGGATGCGGCCAACCAGGATACCGGCGGCTACTTCGCCGATTGGATCATGCAGGTCGGCCCCGATTTCCTGACCGGTGAGACGACGGAGGACGTGATTATCCGCACCACCTTCGACCCGGACATCCAGGCAGCGGCGGAGGCGGCGATCGCCAATGTCTTCGCCAACCAGGTCCGTGCCGGATCGGAAGCGCAGGCCGCCATCGTCGTGATGAGCGCCGACGGGGCCGTGCGCGCGATGGTGGGTGGCCGCGACCTTGCGGGCGGGGGTCTGTTCAACCGTGCCACGCAGGCGCTCAGACAGACGGGTTCCGCTTTCAAACCCTTCGTCTACGCAACCGCGCTTGACCTGGGGTGGCGGTTCGATGACCTGATCCTCGACGCGCCGCTGACGATCAACGTCCCCGGCTCCGGCCCCTACAGCCCGGAAAACTATACCGGCGAATTCTATGGGCAGGTGACGCTGACCGATGCGCTGCGCCGCTCGCTCAACACCGCCGCCGTGCGTTTGTCCGAAGAGGTCGGGCGCGATCTGGTGCGGACCGTGGCCAGCGAATTCGGCATCGAATCCGACCTCGCCCTTGGCCCGGCTTTGGCCCTTGGCGCGTCGGAATCCACCCTGATCGAGATGACGGGCGCCTATTCCGGCATCCTCAACGGTGGCTCCGCCGTGCGGCCCTACGGCCTGACGGAATTGCGGCTACTGGGGGAAGATGCGCCGATGTTCGAACAGAGCACGGGTATTCGGGAACGCGTGATCTCGGAATTTTCCGCGCAGCAGTTGATCTACATGATGACGCAGGTTGTCACCAACGGGTCGGGCACACGCGCGGCACTGGCGGATCGGCCCGTGGCGGGCAAGACCGGCACGACAAATTCTGCACGCGATGCGTGGTTCGTGGGGTTCACCGCGGATTACGTCGCGGGCGTCTGGATGGGTTACGACGACAACCGGCCCCTGTCCGGCGTGACCGGGGGCGGCCTTCCGGCAGAAATCTGGCGACAGGCGATGGAGGGGGTCCATGCCGGGCTTCCGGCCCGCCCCCTGCCGATGATCGACCCGATTGCGGAGGCGAGACAGCCGGAACAACCGCTCAACGGCAATGGCCTCGTGATCGGGCCGGACGGCACGGTGACGGGCCCCGTGACCCCGCGCGGCACGGTCGTTCCGATTGGCAATGCGCAGGGTCAGGGCAATATCGGCAACGCGATCAACAACGTGCTGAACGACATATTCGGGCCCCGCAACAACTAG
- a CDS encoding P-II family nitrogen regulator produces the protein MKLIIAAIKPFKLEEVREALTTIGVRGMMVTEIKGFGSQSGHTEIYRGAEYAVNFVPKVKLEIVVAASMADQVVETIQSTAKTDKIGDGKIFVLDVQSAVRVRTGETNDDAL, from the coding sequence GTGAAACTCATCATTGCAGCAATCAAACCGTTCAAGCTGGAGGAGGTGCGCGAGGCGCTCACCACCATCGGCGTGCGCGGCATGATGGTGACGGAGATCAAGGGCTTCGGCTCCCAATCCGGTCACACGGAGATCTATCGCGGTGCGGAATACGCCGTGAATTTCGTGCCGAAGGTGAAGCTGGAAATCGTCGTGGCCGCGTCCATGGCCGACCAGGTGGTCGAAACGATCCAGTCCACGGCCAAGACCGACAAGATCGGCGACGGCAAGATTTTCGTTCTCGACGTGCAAAGCGCGGTTCGCGTGCGCACCGGCGAAACCAACGACGACGCGCTGTGA
- a CDS encoding ammonium transporter yields the protein MKTKYLLPVAAVALAALPSMGLAQEGGEAAPHTSYIFTTLLFLIGGFLVFWMAAGFAMLEAGLVRSKNVTMQLTKNIALFSIAAIMYWLVGYNIMYPLGEMSFAAGEVDTSLINWTIYSLSEGDDGTVNVIGYLGAFGQAVLQPVGTTDVDLSYASDGSDFFFQLMFCATTASIVSGTLAERIKLWPFLIFVIVLTGFIYPIEASWQWGGGWLSAAGFSDFAGSTLVHAAGGFAALAGAIVLGPRLGKYKDGRVNPMPGSNLPLATLGTFILWLGWFGFNGGSQLAMGTINDVTDVSRIFANTNMAAAAGAVAALILTQVMYGKSDLTMILNGALAGLVSITAEPLAPTLFGSLWIGAVGGIIVVVTVPLLDKLKIDDVVGAIPVHLIAGVWGTIAVVFYNGDASLGAQLLGIAAIGAFVFVSSLIVWFILKLTIGIRVGEEEEITGLDVSELGMEAYPEFSKG from the coding sequence ATGAAAACCAAGTATCTCCTTCCCGTCGCTGCCGTGGCCCTTGCCGCGCTGCCGTCGATGGGCCTCGCGCAGGAGGGTGGCGAAGCTGCGCCGCACACCTCCTACATCTTCACCACGCTGCTGTTTCTGATCGGCGGCTTCCTCGTGTTCTGGATGGCGGCGGGCTTTGCGATGCTCGAAGCGGGCCTCGTGCGGTCCAAGAACGTCACCATGCAGCTGACCAAGAATATCGCGCTCTTCTCCATCGCCGCGATCATGTATTGGCTGGTCGGCTACAACATCATGTACCCGTTGGGGGAAATGAGCTTTGCCGCCGGTGAGGTCGACACCAGCCTCATCAACTGGACGATCTATTCGCTGTCCGAAGGCGATGACGGCACAGTCAACGTGATCGGCTATCTCGGCGCGTTCGGCCAAGCCGTGTTGCAGCCCGTGGGCACCACCGATGTCGATCTGTCCTACGCCTCCGACGGGTCGGACTTCTTCTTCCAGCTGATGTTCTGCGCCACCACGGCGTCCATCGTGTCCGGCACCCTGGCCGAGCGCATCAAGCTCTGGCCCTTCCTGATCTTCGTGATCGTGCTGACCGGCTTCATCTACCCGATCGAGGCGTCCTGGCAGTGGGGCGGCGGCTGGTTGTCGGCGGCAGGCTTCTCCGACTTCGCAGGCTCCACCCTGGTTCACGCCGCCGGTGGCTTCGCCGCGCTGGCCGGTGCCATCGTGCTGGGTCCGCGTCTGGGCAAGTACAAGGACGGTCGCGTCAATCCGATGCCCGGCTCCAACCTGCCGCTGGCTACGCTCGGTACGTTCATCCTGTGGCTGGGTTGGTTCGGCTTCAACGGCGGCTCGCAGCTGGCGATGGGGACGATCAACGACGTCACCGATGTCAGCCGGATCTTCGCGAACACCAACATGGCTGCCGCTGCCGGTGCCGTGGCCGCGCTGATCCTGACGCAGGTGATGTACGGCAAGTCGGACCTGACCATGATCCTCAACGGCGCATTGGCGGGCCTCGTGTCCATCACGGCCGAGCCGCTGGCACCCACGCTGTTCGGGTCGCTCTGGATCGGGGCCGTGGGTGGTATCATCGTCGTCGTGACGGTTCCGCTGCTCGACAAGCTCAAGATCGACGATGTGGTCGGTGCCATCCCGGTCCACCTGATCGCCGGTGTCTGGGGCACGATCGCGGTCGTCTTCTACAATGGCGACGCCTCGCTTGGCGCACAGCTTCTGGGGATCGCGGCCATCGGTGCCTTCGTCTTCGTCTCCTCGCTGATCGTGTGGTTCATCCTGAAATTGACCATCGGCATCCGCGTGGGCGAGGAGGAAGAGATCACCGGCCTCGACGTTTCCGAACTGGGTATGGAAGCCTATCCGGAATTCTCCAAGGGCTGA
- a CDS encoding SCO family protein produces MTTRTYALASVGLISVLVVGTGVAILWGGSNDDPFGQCREGVVAGGAGSIGGPFTLVTETGEEVTDAEVITEPTLVYFGYTFCPDVCPLDTVRNAEAVDLLDEVGRDVQPIFITVDPARDTPEVLAAFTDNVHERMLGLTGTQAQTDAAADAYRVYYQSHADGTDPYYLVDHTAFTYLMMPGIGFVEFFPRETSPQEMASRTACFIDAAS; encoded by the coding sequence ATGACCACACGAACCTATGCGCTGGCCTCCGTCGGGCTGATCTCCGTCCTGGTGGTCGGCACGGGCGTCGCGATCCTGTGGGGCGGGTCGAATGACGATCCGTTCGGACAATGCCGCGAAGGCGTCGTGGCCGGCGGCGCGGGCAGTATCGGCGGGCCCTTCACCCTCGTGACGGAAACCGGGGAGGAGGTGACGGATGCCGAGGTCATCACCGAGCCGACGCTCGTCTACTTCGGATACACGTTTTGCCCCGACGTCTGCCCGCTTGATACCGTGCGCAACGCGGAGGCGGTGGACCTGCTGGACGAGGTGGGGCGCGATGTGCAGCCGATCTTCATCACCGTCGATCCGGCGCGCGACACGCCGGAGGTTCTGGCCGCATTCACCGACAACGTGCATGAACGGATGCTCGGCCTGACCGGCACGCAGGCGCAGACCGATGCCGCCGCCGATGCCTACCGCGTGTATTACCAGAGCCATGCGGACGGGACGGACCCTTACTACCTTGTCGACCACACGGCGTTCACCTACCTGATGATGCCCGGGATCGGCTTCGTGGAGTTCTTCCCGAGGGAGACGAGCCCGCAGGAAATGGCATCCCGGACCGCGTGTTTCATAGACGCGGCGAGCTGA